One stretch of Mycolicibacterium fallax DNA includes these proteins:
- a CDS encoding MspA family porin: MKALLRTVVAMVVAVGALFVGTGTSSAGMDNSNTLVDGTGRTLVIEQWDTFLNGVFPLDRNRLTREWFHSGRAVYDVTGDGAEDFEGVLELGYQVGFPWSLGVGINFSYTTPNVAFDGYTPGTFISTEGGADIIGEGFTTPPLFPGVSISADLGNGPGIQEVATFSVDIKGAHGAVAVSNAHGTVTGAAGGVLLRPFARLIANTGDSVTTYGEPWNMN; this comes from the coding sequence ATGAAAGCCTTGTTGAGGACAGTGGTGGCGATGGTGGTCGCTGTTGGTGCGCTGTTTGTCGGGACGGGGACGTCCTCGGCGGGGATGGACAACTCCAACACGCTGGTCGACGGGACCGGCCGGACCCTGGTGATCGAGCAGTGGGACACCTTCCTCAACGGGGTGTTTCCGCTGGACCGCAACCGGCTGACCCGGGAGTGGTTCCATTCCGGCCGGGCGGTCTATGACGTGACCGGTGACGGCGCCGAGGACTTCGAGGGCGTGCTGGAGCTCGGCTATCAGGTCGGCTTCCCGTGGTCGCTGGGTGTGGGCATCAACTTCTCCTACACCACCCCGAACGTGGCGTTCGACGGCTATACCCCCGGAACGTTCATCTCGACGGAAGGTGGTGCTGACATCATCGGTGAGGGTTTCACCACCCCGCCGCTGTTCCCCGGTGTGTCGATCTCCGCGGACCTGGGCAACGGCCCGGGTATCCAGGAGGTCGCGACCTTCTCGGTGGACATCAAGGGCGCGCACGGCGCGGTGGCGGTATCCAATGCGCACGGCACGGTGACCGGCGCGGCCGGTGGCGTGCTGCTGCGGCCGTTCGCCCGGCTGATCGCCAACACCGGTGACTCGGTGACCACCTACGGCGAACCCTGGAACATGAACTGA
- a CDS encoding MspA family porin has protein sequence MRAFSRVLLAMVIAVGALFVGTGTSSAGLDNSNTLVDGTGRTLVIEQWDTFLNGVFPLDRNRLTREWFHSGRAVYDVTGDGAEDFEGVLELGYQVGFPWSLGVGINFSYTTPNVAFDGYTPGTFISTEGGADIIGGGFTTPPLFPGVSISADLGNGPGIQEVATFSVDIKGAHGAVAVSNAHGTVTGAAGGVLLRPFARLISNNGDSVTTYGEPWNMN, from the coding sequence ATGAGAGCATTCTCGCGGGTGCTGCTGGCGATGGTCATCGCTGTTGGTGCGCTGTTTGTCGGGACGGGGACGTCCTCGGCGGGATTGGACAACTCCAACACGCTGGTCGACGGGACCGGCCGGACCCTGGTGATCGAGCAGTGGGACACCTTCCTCAACGGGGTGTTTCCGCTGGACCGCAACCGGCTGACCCGGGAGTGGTTCCATTCCGGCCGGGCGGTCTATGACGTGACCGGTGACGGCGCCGAGGACTTCGAGGGCGTGCTGGAGCTCGGCTATCAGGTCGGCTTCCCGTGGTCGCTGGGTGTGGGCATCAACTTCTCCTACACCACCCCGAACGTGGCGTTCGACGGCTATACCCCCGGAACGTTCATCTCGACGGAAGGTGGTGCTGACATCATCGGTGGCGGTTTCACCACCCCGCCGCTGTTCCCCGGTGTGTCGATCTCCGCGGACCTGGGCAACGGCCCGGGCATCCAGGAGGTCGCGACCTTCTCCGTGGACATCAAGGGCGCGCACGGCGCGGTGGCGGTGTCCAATGCGCACGGCACGGTGACCGGCGCGGCCGGCGGTGTGCTGCTGCGGCCGTTCGCCCGGCTGATCTCCAACAACGGTGACTCGGTCACCACCTACGGCGAACCCTGGAACATGAACTGA
- a CDS encoding SulP family inorganic anion transporter, with translation MNTTTGHPAPSLRRRLNLLARHDLPASIVVFLVALPLSLGIAVASGAPLMAGLIAAVVGGIVGGALGGSPLLASGPAAGLTVVVAEMIATFGWATTAAITVGAGLLQILLGLSRVATAALAISPIVVHAMLAGIGLTIAFQQIHVLLGGASAPGVWDNIVTLPAALAAAHPADVLVGTAVIVIMLAWKYLPAPARRVPGALVAVLAATVLSLIAPLSVERLDLSGSLLDAIGLPTLPNSTMWLAFIGAVLTITLIASVESLLSAVAVDKMHTGPRSDLNREMIGQGAANTASGLLGGLPVTGVIVRSATNVTAGARTRAATILHGVWVLLFTLFFAGGIAQIPRAALAGLLIVIGIQLVKMAHVRLAHRTGDLVVYLVTVAGVLLLDLLQGVLAGLAVAIMLVLWRSARASVHAEPVAGTGGRCWHVVVEGTASFLALPRLSGALAGIPAGTAVSVDLTVDFLDHAAFEVIDDWRRQHEAAGGAVYIDDIGAAVLDAARVAPPRRHDHSALTRGLAPLQTHSSLPDETHRTGKDVLLAGIDRYHRCHADTLQPHLAKLTGGQDPHALLLTCVDSRIVPNVITGTGPGDLLTVRNVGNLVGPRGADPSLDAALAFAVDTLAVDTVVVCGHSGCGAMSALWQRGGSGGEDAAVDRWIGTALPSRDALLAGHPVARAGAARGFGIVDQLAAVNVALQMRRLAAHPEVRTATPPPEIVGLFFEIGSGRMLRVTEDDILDPTPTGRDRSETVAAGGPENRQFMFQGSP, from the coding sequence GTGAACACCACCACCGGGCACCCAGCGCCGTCCCTTCGCCGCCGCCTCAACCTGCTCGCGCGCCACGATCTGCCCGCGTCGATCGTCGTCTTCCTGGTTGCGCTGCCGCTGTCGCTGGGCATCGCGGTGGCCTCCGGGGCGCCGCTGATGGCGGGCCTGATCGCCGCCGTGGTCGGCGGCATCGTCGGCGGCGCGCTCGGCGGCTCCCCGCTGCTGGCCAGCGGCCCGGCCGCCGGGCTGACCGTGGTGGTGGCGGAGATGATCGCGACGTTCGGCTGGGCGACGACCGCGGCGATCACCGTCGGCGCCGGTCTGCTGCAGATCCTGCTCGGGCTCAGTCGGGTCGCCACCGCCGCGCTGGCCATCTCCCCGATCGTGGTGCACGCGATGCTCGCCGGCATCGGCCTGACCATCGCGTTCCAGCAGATCCACGTGTTGCTCGGCGGCGCCTCGGCGCCCGGGGTGTGGGACAACATCGTCACCCTGCCCGCGGCGCTGGCCGCCGCCCACCCGGCCGACGTGCTGGTGGGCACCGCGGTGATCGTCATCATGCTGGCCTGGAAGTACCTGCCCGCGCCGGCGCGCAGGGTGCCCGGGGCGCTGGTCGCGGTGCTGGCGGCGACCGTGCTGTCGCTGATCGCCCCGCTCTCGGTCGAGCGGCTCGATCTGAGCGGATCCCTGCTCGACGCGATCGGGCTGCCCACGCTGCCCAATTCGACGATGTGGCTGGCGTTCATCGGCGCCGTGCTGACCATCACGCTGATCGCCAGCGTGGAATCGCTGCTGTCGGCCGTCGCGGTGGACAAGATGCACACCGGTCCCCGGTCGGATCTCAACCGCGAGATGATCGGTCAGGGCGCGGCGAACACCGCCTCGGGCCTGCTCGGCGGCCTGCCGGTGACCGGGGTGATCGTGCGCAGCGCGACGAACGTGACCGCCGGCGCCCGGACCCGGGCGGCAACGATCCTGCACGGCGTGTGGGTGCTGCTGTTCACGCTGTTCTTCGCCGGCGGCATCGCGCAGATCCCCCGGGCCGCGCTGGCCGGCCTGCTGATCGTGATCGGCATCCAGCTGGTCAAGATGGCGCACGTGCGGCTGGCGCACCGCACCGGTGACCTGGTGGTGTACCTGGTGACGGTTGCGGGCGTGCTGCTGCTGGACCTGCTGCAGGGTGTGCTGGCCGGGCTGGCCGTCGCGATCATGCTGGTGCTCTGGCGTTCGGCCCGCGCCTCGGTGCACGCCGAACCTGTCGCCGGGACCGGCGGGCGGTGCTGGCACGTCGTGGTGGAGGGCACCGCGAGCTTCCTCGCGCTGCCGCGGCTGAGCGGCGCGCTGGCGGGCATCCCGGCCGGCACCGCGGTGTCGGTGGATCTCACCGTGGACTTCCTCGACCACGCAGCCTTCGAGGTGATCGACGACTGGCGCCGCCAGCACGAGGCCGCCGGCGGCGCGGTGTACATCGACGACATCGGTGCGGCGGTGCTCGACGCGGCCCGCGTCGCCCCGCCGCGCCGGCACGACCACAGCGCGCTGACCCGCGGGCTGGCGCCCCTGCAGACCCACAGCAGCCTGCCCGACGAGACCCACCGGACCGGCAAGGATGTGCTGCTGGCCGGCATCGACCGCTATCACCGCTGCCACGCCGACACCCTGCAGCCGCACCTGGCCAAGCTCACCGGCGGACAAGACCCGCACGCCCTGCTGCTGACCTGCGTGGACTCCCGGATCGTGCCAAACGTCATCACCGGCACCGGGCCCGGCGACCTGCTCACCGTCCGCAACGTCGGCAACCTGGTCGGCCCGCGCGGCGCGGACCCGTCGCTGGACGCGGCGCTGGCGTTCGCGGTCGACACCCTGGCCGTCGACACCGTGGTGGTGTGCGGGCACTCCGGATGCGGTGCGATGTCCGCGCTGTGGCAGCGCGGGGGCAGCGGGGGCGAGGACGCCGCGGTCGACCGGTGGATCGGCACCGCCCTGCCGTCCCGGGACGCCCTGCTCGCCGGGCATCCGGTCGCCCGCGCCGGTGCGGCGCGCGGCTTCGGGATCGTCGATCAGCTGGCCGCGGTGAACGTCGCGCTGCAGATGCGCCGGCTCGCGGCGCACCCGGAGGTGCGGACGGCCACGCCGCCGCCGGAGATCGTCGGGCTGTTCTTCGAGATCGGCTCGGGCCGGATGCTGCGGGTCACCGAGGACGACATCCTGGACCCAACGCCAACCGGCCGCGACCGGTCAGAGACCGTCGCGGCCGGCGGGCCGGAAAACCGTCAGTTCATGTTCCAGGGTTCGCCGTAG